The sequence below is a genomic window from Photobacterium atrarenae.
GCTCATCAATCAGGGAGGCTTGAGTGACTTTTTTCAGCTGCTTCTGCGCGGTCAGGGGCAGTCGTTGATTAGGATGAATCATCTCACGGTCTCTTTCGTTGTGGGCTTGTTTGTTTTATCGACAACGATTGATACGGATTGAACAAAAAACGCTCAGCCTGTTTGAGTTTGTGGGCGAAATATGAGGTGGTCCGGAAAACGCAATGAAATTGGATGCAAAGACACTTGGCGCAGGCGCTTTCGGTTTCCATGGACTACAGGCAGTTAGACGGCCTGCCGTGATCCCACGACAGGCGAACTTTCACAGCGGAAGCCGGGTTATCCGCAGCACTTTTTGAATTTTTTGCCGCTGCCGCAAGGGCAGGGGTCGTTACGCCCGACTTTATGGCTCACGGCTGGCGCAGCGGGGGCGGTGTCCGCTGATGACAGCGTTTCATCGGTATGTGGGTATTCGCCGTCAATGTAATACCATTGCTGGTGCTCACCGACGGGTTCACGGACAAAACGTGATTTTTCGTGAAGACAGAAGGTCTCATCACCGTCACGGTAAGTGGCCTTGAACTCAACAAAGCCCTCGCTATTATCTGCTATTTCGCTGCTGATCACCGCCAGTTCAAGCCACTGGCTATGGACGGACTCGGCAATAGCGTCACGGTGCTGCTCGGCCTCGCAGCTCGGATGGTAGGTGGCGACAACAAAATCAACCAGCCCCAGCACATGGGCGCTGTATCGGGCGCGCATTAGCTGTTCCGGATGCTGGGCGCGACACGGGTCACGGTGGATTGGTTGGCAGCAGGCAGACAAAAGCTGCTTGCTGCCACAGGGACAAAGTTGGGTTGTGGTGGTCATGAATTAGTCGGCTGATGATTTCTCAATAAAGGAACTCCATTGTAAAGATTCCAGATAGAGTTCTGCAACGACTGATTCAGGGACGGCCAAGGTTCGACAAAGCTGGGCGACCTCGGCCCAGTTGGCCTGATCATAGGCCTGGCTGAGTCTGAGGATCATCCCCAACGGGCCTTGCTGGTGGATCACTGCGGCTTTGACTTCATCACTGAGCGGCAGCTGGGTAATGAGATCTTCAATGGGGTGATCGAGCAGGGAATCCAGCAGCGAGAACAGGCCGGCCAGGAAGGCCTGGCTGCCGGAGATCGTCTGGGAAATTTGCTTGCTCAGCCGCTCAGAAAATTGTGCCCGCTGCACCGAGAGACCGTAAAGTGAGCGGGGTTTCCTTTCTGCGGCATGTGCGGTAGCGACGAAGCTGATAAACCGGCGCAGCCGCTCTTCGCCAAGGTAAACCAGCGCCTGGCGGAAAGAGGTCACAGGCTTGGCCTGGGCGGAGGTCATGCCGTTGACATGGCGCAGCAGTTTATACGAGAGCGACACATCGTTGGCGATGATGGCTTCGACCGTATCGAAGTCCACGATGTCCTGACTGATCTCCTGGAACAGCCGCATGGTGGTCAGCGCACAGGGGGTTAAGGTTTTGCGCTGGATCATTTCCGGCCGGCTGAAGAAGTACCCCTGAAACAGGTCAAAGCCAGCTTCATGTGCTGCCTCAAATTCTTCGTGGGTTTCCACTTTCTCAGCGAGAAACTTCAGGTGCTCGACCCGATCACGCTGGCGGCGAATAAAAAAGCCGGCTTTGGCGATAGGAGTGATTTGGATGTCAAATTTGACGAAGTGGACATAAGGCAGGAAACGGTTCCACGCTTCACTTGGCACAAAGTCATCCAATGCCAGCAGGTAGCCCTGCTGATGGAGTTCTATGACCGCTTCAAGTAGTTCATCGGTGGGCTCACAGGTCTCCAGAATTTCAATGATGAAACTCTTTTTGGCAAACATCAGTGGCACACGCTGGATCAGGCTGCAATAAGGGAAATTAATGAAGGCAAGTTTTCCCCCGGTGGCTTTTTTGGCGCTATGGGTAAAGAAATTATCGGCTAATAGCCGGTTGGTTGCCTGTTCATCCCCAACATCAGGAAAACAGTTGTTGGGTCCATCGCGAAACAGCAATTCGTAACCAACAGTTTCTTTGTTTCTGTTCAGAACAGGTTGTCGGGCGAGGTATGAATGCATTTATTTTTTAT
It includes:
- a CDS encoding YchJ family metal-binding protein, with the translated sequence MTTTTQLCPCGSKQLLSACCQPIHRDPCRAQHPEQLMRARYSAHVLGLVDFVVATYHPSCEAEQHRDAIAESVHSQWLELAVISSEIADNSEGFVEFKATYRDGDETFCLHEKSRFVREPVGEHQQWYYIDGEYPHTDETLSSADTAPAAPAVSHKVGRNDPCPCGSGKKFKKCCG
- a CDS encoding EAL and HDOD domain-containing protein; translation: MHSYLARQPVLNRNKETVGYELLFRDGPNNCFPDVGDEQATNRLLADNFFTHSAKKATGGKLAFINFPYCSLIQRVPLMFAKKSFIIEILETCEPTDELLEAVIELHQQGYLLALDDFVPSEAWNRFLPYVHFVKFDIQITPIAKAGFFIRRQRDRVEHLKFLAEKVETHEEFEAAHEAGFDLFQGYFFSRPEMIQRKTLTPCALTTMRLFQEISQDIVDFDTVEAIIANDVSLSYKLLRHVNGMTSAQAKPVTSFRQALVYLGEERLRRFISFVATAHAAERKPRSLYGLSVQRAQFSERLSKQISQTISGSQAFLAGLFSLLDSLLDHPIEDLITQLPLSDEVKAAVIHQQGPLGMILRLSQAYDQANWAEVAQLCRTLAVPESVVAELYLESLQWSSFIEKSSAD